A region of Massilia sp. WG5 DNA encodes the following proteins:
- a CDS encoding ABC transporter permease, translated as MISRSMLGGVWRYRGFITGSVRREFQARYRNSLLGAAWTILNPLAMIVVYTVIFSQVMRNRLPGNAGQFAYSIYLCAGVLTWGLFAEITTRGQNVFIENANLIKKLQFPRICLPIIVLLNSLLNFAIIFGLFSVFLVLSGAFPGWTFLALLPVLAVQLLFSIGLAMVLGVLNVFFRDVGQFFNIVLQFWFWFTPVVYPVTALPKEIRALLVLNPMAAVVQSYQDILLNGQAPAWGSLLPVTLLALLLCALGMHLFRKRAGEMVDEL; from the coding sequence ATGATTTCCCGCTCAATGCTGGGTGGCGTCTGGCGCTACCGTGGTTTCATCACGGGTAGCGTACGCCGCGAATTCCAGGCCAGATACCGCAATTCCCTGCTCGGCGCCGCGTGGACGATCCTGAATCCGCTCGCGATGATCGTCGTCTATACCGTCATCTTCTCCCAAGTGATGCGCAACCGCCTGCCGGGCAACGCCGGCCAGTTCGCATACAGCATCTACCTGTGCGCGGGCGTGCTGACCTGGGGCTTGTTCGCCGAGATCACCACGCGCGGCCAGAACGTCTTCATCGAAAACGCCAACCTGATCAAGAAACTGCAGTTCCCGCGCATCTGCCTGCCGATTATCGTGCTGCTGAATTCCTTGCTGAATTTCGCCATCATCTTCGGCCTGTTCAGCGTGTTCCTCGTCCTCAGCGGCGCCTTCCCCGGCTGGACCTTCCTGGCGCTGCTGCCCGTGCTCGCCGTGCAGCTCCTGTTCTCGATCGGCCTGGCGATGGTGCTGGGCGTGCTGAACGTATTCTTCCGCGACGTCGGCCAGTTCTTTAACATCGTGCTGCAGTTCTGGTTCTGGTTCACGCCGGTCGTGTATCCGGTGACGGCCCTGCCGAAGGAGATCCGCGCCCTGCTGGTGCTGAATCCGATGGCCGCCGTGGTGCAGTCCTACCAGGACATCCTTCTGAACGGCCAGGCGCCGGCCTGGGGCAGCCTGCTGCCGGTCACGCTGCTGGCATTGCTGCTGTGCGCGTTGGGCATGCACCTGTTCCGCAAGCGTGCGGGTGAAATGGTGGACGAACTGTAA
- a CDS encoding ABC transporter ATP-binding protein, giving the protein MGAIKVDKLGKAYKQYGNRWSRLAEWILPGNRPRHKLKWVLQDISFQLAPGDAVGIIGINGAGKSTLLKLITGTAQPSTGSVSIMGSVAALLELGMGFHPDFTGRQNVYMAGQLLGIALHEIDELMPKIESFAEIGDYIDQPVRVYSSGMQMRLAFSVATVRRPDVLIVDEALSVGDAYFQHKSFDRIREFRKRGTTLLIVSHDRAAMQSICDRAILLDGGRLAKQGTPEEVMDYYNALIAEREGSTVEQVVTPEGRVQTTSGNGHANVIEVALENEEGRVLEMLNVGVPATLRIRVKVNQALPRLVLGYMIKDRLGQQIFGTNTHYLDHPLTELAAGETIDYRFHFPLNLGPGSYSITTALTSNETHLADNYEWRDLAAIFTVVNMNRREFVGSSWLEPQVEIRR; this is encoded by the coding sequence ATGGGCGCGATCAAAGTCGATAAACTGGGCAAGGCCTACAAGCAGTATGGGAACCGCTGGAGCCGGCTCGCCGAGTGGATCCTGCCGGGCAACCGTCCGCGTCACAAGCTGAAGTGGGTGCTGCAGGACATCAGTTTCCAATTGGCGCCGGGCGACGCCGTGGGCATCATCGGCATCAACGGCGCCGGCAAGAGCACCCTGCTCAAGCTGATTACCGGCACGGCGCAGCCGAGCACGGGCAGCGTGTCGATCATGGGCAGCGTGGCCGCCCTGCTCGAACTGGGCATGGGTTTCCATCCCGACTTCACCGGTCGCCAGAATGTGTACATGGCCGGCCAGCTGCTGGGAATTGCGCTGCACGAGATCGACGAGCTGATGCCGAAGATCGAGTCGTTCGCCGAGATCGGTGACTACATCGACCAGCCGGTGCGCGTGTACTCGTCGGGCATGCAGATGCGCCTGGCCTTCAGCGTGGCCACGGTGCGCCGGCCGGACGTGCTAATCGTCGACGAAGCGCTGTCGGTGGGCGACGCCTATTTCCAGCACAAGAGCTTCGATCGCATCCGCGAATTCCGCAAGCGCGGCACGACGCTGCTGATCGTCAGCCATGACCGCGCCGCCATGCAGTCGATCTGCGACCGCGCGATTCTGCTCGACGGCGGCCGCCTGGCCAAGCAGGGCACGCCCGAGGAAGTCATGGACTATTACAACGCCCTGATCGCGGAACGCGAAGGCAGCACCGTGGAACAGGTCGTGACGCCCGAAGGCAGGGTCCAGACCACTTCCGGCAACGGCCATGCCAATGTGATCGAGGTGGCGCTGGAGAACGAGGAGGGCCGCGTGCTCGAGATGCTCAATGTCGGCGTGCCGGCCACGCTGCGCATCCGCGTGAAGGTCAACCAGGCCTTGCCGCGCCTGGTGCTGGGCTACATGATCAAGGACCGCCTGGGCCAGCAGATCTTCGGCACCAACACGCACTACCTCGACCACCCGCTCACCGAACTCGCCGCGGGCGAAACCATCGACTACCGCTTCCACTTCCCGCTCAACCTCGGGCCCGGCAGCTATTCGATCACGACAGCCCTGACCAGCAACGAAACCCACCTGGCCGACAACTACGAATGGCGAGACCTCGCGGCCATCTTCACGGTCGTGAACATGAACCGCCGCGAGTTCGTTGGCAGCAGCTGGCTGGAACCGCAAGTGGAGATCCGACGTTGA
- a CDS encoding bifunctional 2-polyprenyl-6-hydroxyphenol methylase/3-demethylubiquinol 3-O-methyltransferase UbiG, producing the protein MNQTPPNQVSFYRAFEDRYRGARHTIKDRLRAYTPFTAPLLQLGRPAVALDLGCGRGEWLELLGETGFEAKGVDLDEGMLEACRERGLDASHGDALAALRAQPDDSLALVSAFHLVEHLPFNLVQELIAEALRALRPGGLLVMETPNPENLTVGATSFYLDPSHLHPLPPGLLGFAAEHAGFARQRIVRLQEDPHLHADAQVGLITVLEGVSPDYAVVAQKTAAPEALAPLDAAFATPWGITLGQLAQRYEERLAAQHAEIHRILARIELHGSQLAGEQARTDRQLDVLHGQLGDTHRQLGDAYRQLGELHQLMDEVRQHSGRQDERIAHVEAHAAEMSQRVVDLLSSTSWRITEPLRRVMALVYRLRNARREGRLGSAVKWRAKHLVRRTGGAVLRRPAMKRAARVVLRKMPALEARLYALMLNNSEATRVVLEPEPDELSPRAARVYRQLKEEQARMNNADRH; encoded by the coding sequence TTGAACCAGACCCCGCCGAATCAAGTTTCTTTCTACCGCGCCTTCGAAGACCGCTACCGCGGAGCGCGACACACGATCAAGGACCGGCTGCGCGCCTATACGCCATTCACCGCCCCGCTGCTGCAGCTCGGCCGTCCGGCCGTCGCGCTCGACCTCGGCTGCGGCCGCGGCGAGTGGCTGGAGCTGCTGGGCGAAACCGGCTTCGAAGCCAAGGGTGTGGACCTCGACGAAGGCATGCTGGAAGCCTGCCGTGAACGCGGCCTGGATGCGAGCCACGGCGACGCACTGGCTGCGCTGCGCGCCCAGCCGGACGACAGCCTGGCGCTGGTATCGGCCTTCCACCTGGTCGAGCACCTGCCCTTCAACCTGGTACAAGAACTGATTGCCGAGGCATTGCGCGCGCTGCGGCCGGGCGGCCTGCTGGTCATGGAAACGCCGAACCCGGAAAACCTGACGGTTGGCGCCACCAGCTTCTACCTGGATCCTTCGCACCTTCATCCGCTACCCCCGGGCCTGCTGGGCTTCGCGGCCGAGCATGCGGGTTTCGCGCGCCAGCGCATCGTGCGGCTGCAGGAGGACCCTCACCTGCACGCGGACGCTCAGGTGGGCCTGATCACGGTGCTCGAAGGCGTCAGTCCCGACTACGCCGTGGTTGCGCAGAAGACAGCCGCGCCTGAAGCGCTGGCGCCCTTAGACGCCGCCTTCGCGACGCCATGGGGCATCACGCTCGGCCAGCTGGCGCAGCGCTATGAAGAACGGCTTGCCGCCCAGCACGCCGAGATCCACCGGATCCTGGCGCGCATCGAGCTGCACGGCTCGCAGCTGGCCGGCGAGCAGGCCCGCACTGACCGGCAGCTAGACGTGCTCCACGGGCAGCTGGGCGACACGCACCGTCAGCTGGGCGACGCGTACCGGCAGCTGGGCGAGCTGCACCAGCTGATGGACGAAGTGCGCCAGCATTCCGGTCGGCAGGACGAGCGCATCGCCCACGTCGAGGCGCACGCGGCCGAGATGTCGCAGCGCGTGGTCGACCTGCTGTCGAGCACTTCGTGGCGCATTACCGAGCCCTTGCGACGCGTGATGGCGCTGGTGTACCGCCTGCGCAATGCCCGGCGCGAAGGCCGTCTCGGCAGCGCCGTAAAGTGGCGCGCCAAACACCTGGTGCGGCGGACCGGCGGCGCGGTGCTGCGCCGTCCCGCCATGAAGCGCGCTGCGCGCGTCGTGCTGCGCAAGATGCCCGCTCTGGAAGCGCGCCTATATGCGCTCATGCTGAACAACAGCGAGGCCACGCGCGTGGTGCTGGAACCGGAACCGGACGAACTGTCGCCGCGCGCGGCGCGGGTGTACCGCCAACTGAAAGAGGAACAAGCAAGGATGAACAATGCGGATCGTCATTGA
- a CDS encoding glycosyltransferase produces the protein MRIVIDLQGAQSESRYRGIGRYSLGLALGMARNAGSHEVWLVLNAALGNAIEDIRQAFAGLVPPERICVFDIAGPTAEANRHNAPRARAAELVREYAIAQLRPDAVVITSLFEGYVDDAVVSVGRFADGAATAVVLHDLIPYLNPEQYLAQPEQRSYYERKIASLRRAGLLLANSEHSRQEAIGALDFEPARIVTVSTAVDERFHPAALEPERLAALRERFGIARPFVMCAPGGFDSRKNIDGLVAAWGMLPAPQRAAHQLLIAGKINDGERQRLAELARRHGLGANELALTGYVSDAELIDLYRSAALFVFPSLHEGFGLPVLEAMACGALVIGADSTSIPEVIGNPEALFDARQPAAIAARIAEVLGAPALQARLREHGANQARKFSWDHSASRAIAALEANVAARAGAAAPAGALAPARPRIAFLSPLPPERTGVADYAVRVLPTLLPHFDVELIVHQPEVTLPPELAHLPRHPLDWLDQHPDRYAHIVYQFGNSPFHSHMIPLLQRHPGVVVLHDFFLSSMLSYEQITGAMPGAWTRSLLHSHGYAAVQVSLAPGGVDRAKEDYPCNLEILQDASHVIVHSEYARRLARDWYGPEAGRDWSPAQLPRAAPLENDRAAARRALGIADDAFLVCNFGFVAPTKHCLELLQAWLASSLQHDARCHLVFVGANHGGDYGRLLTDTIDAAGAGRNVKISGWTSDDDYFRYLQAADIGVQLRTSSRGETSGTVLDCMIYGLPVIINANGAMAEFPHDAVWMLPDAFSQPQLVEALETLRADDARRLALGAAGFALMGTRNSPERVGLMYKEALAADALKQRQGGPALLRALLRTPGLESDDDMLQRLARCVARAPDPLQPRQLLLDVTTIARHDLKTGIERVVRNQLLELLQLRAIGYRVEPVYLDTAGGQPQYRYARNYAARLLGIEQVLEGSDPVVDVLAGDIYYCADHSPHAAMEAARSGLYAAWRARGVSINFVVYDLLPVLRPEFFPPRADVTHAAFLDCVAGEADRFICISQAVCDDLAAWLDTRDAPRRAGQLLTALHLGADLELEQPHDTVESPLLQQVRARPSFLMVGTIEPRKGHLQALEAFERLWAAGVDVNLVIVGREGWKPLPDADRRTLPRIMERLRGSTELGKRLLWLDGIDDDTLQQVYLASTCLLFPSEGEGFGLPLIEAAHHGLPLLARDLPVFREVAGEHAHYFAGLDSESLAAAVREWLRLHAGERHPAPGGMTWMTWAEQARALLALLTAPRSERTT, from the coding sequence ATGCGGATCGTCATTGACCTTCAGGGCGCGCAGTCCGAAAGCCGCTACCGCGGCATCGGCCGCTATTCGCTCGGGCTGGCGCTCGGCATGGCGCGCAACGCCGGTAGCCACGAGGTATGGCTGGTCCTGAACGCCGCCCTCGGCAATGCCATCGAGGACATCCGCCAGGCCTTTGCAGGCCTGGTGCCGCCGGAGCGTATTTGCGTGTTCGACATCGCCGGCCCGACTGCCGAGGCGAACCGCCACAACGCGCCGCGCGCGCGCGCCGCCGAGCTGGTGCGCGAGTACGCGATTGCCCAGCTGCGGCCGGACGCGGTGGTGATCACCAGCCTGTTCGAAGGCTACGTGGACGATGCCGTGGTATCGGTCGGCCGCTTCGCCGATGGCGCCGCGACCGCCGTGGTGCTGCACGACCTGATCCCCTACCTGAACCCGGAACAGTACCTGGCCCAGCCGGAACAGCGCAGCTACTACGAGCGCAAGATCGCCTCGCTGCGCCGTGCCGGCCTGCTGCTGGCAAACTCCGAGCATTCGCGCCAGGAAGCGATTGGCGCGCTGGACTTCGAGCCGGCGCGGATCGTGACGGTGTCGACGGCCGTGGACGAGCGCTTCCATCCGGCCGCCCTGGAACCTGAGCGGCTGGCTGCGCTGCGCGAGCGCTTCGGCATCGCGCGTCCGTTCGTCATGTGCGCGCCGGGCGGCTTCGATTCGCGCAAGAACATCGACGGCCTGGTCGCGGCCTGGGGCATGCTGCCGGCGCCGCAGCGCGCGGCACACCAGTTACTCATCGCCGGCAAGATCAACGATGGCGAGCGCCAGCGCCTTGCGGAGCTGGCGCGCCGCCATGGACTTGGCGCGAATGAACTGGCGCTGACCGGCTACGTCAGCGATGCCGAACTGATCGACCTGTACCGCAGCGCGGCGCTGTTCGTGTTTCCTTCACTGCACGAAGGCTTCGGTTTGCCGGTGCTGGAAGCGATGGCCTGCGGTGCATTGGTGATCGGCGCCGACAGCACCAGCATCCCTGAAGTCATCGGCAATCCTGAGGCCTTGTTCGATGCCCGCCAGCCGGCTGCGATCGCGGCCAGGATCGCCGAGGTGCTCGGCGCCCCGGCGCTGCAGGCGCGCTTGCGTGAACACGGCGCCAACCAGGCCCGCAAGTTCAGCTGGGACCACAGCGCAAGCCGCGCGATCGCCGCACTGGAAGCGAACGTGGCGGCGCGCGCCGGGGCGGCGGCGCCTGCCGGCGCGTTGGCGCCGGCCCGGCCGCGCATCGCCTTCCTGTCGCCGCTGCCGCCGGAACGCACCGGCGTCGCCGACTATGCGGTGCGCGTGCTGCCGACCCTGCTGCCCCACTTCGACGTCGAACTGATCGTGCACCAGCCCGAGGTGACGCTGCCGCCGGAACTGGCGCACCTACCCCGGCATCCGCTCGACTGGCTCGACCAGCATCCGGACCGCTATGCCCACATCGTCTACCAGTTCGGCAACAGCCCCTTCCACAGCCACATGATCCCGCTGCTGCAGCGCCATCCGGGCGTAGTGGTGCTGCACGATTTTTTCCTGAGCAGCATGCTCTCGTATGAGCAGATCACCGGTGCGATGCCGGGCGCGTGGACCCGCAGCCTGCTGCATTCGCACGGCTATGCCGCGGTGCAGGTCAGTCTGGCGCCAGGCGGCGTCGACCGCGCCAAGGAAGACTACCCATGCAACCTGGAGATCCTGCAGGACGCATCGCACGTGATCGTGCACTCCGAATATGCGCGCCGGCTGGCGCGCGACTGGTATGGCCCGGAGGCCGGCCGCGACTGGAGTCCGGCGCAGCTGCCGCGCGCCGCGCCGCTCGAAAACGACCGCGCCGCGGCCCGTCGCGCGCTCGGCATCGCCGACGACGCCTTCCTGGTCTGTAACTTCGGCTTCGTCGCGCCTACCAAGCACTGCCTGGAGCTGCTGCAGGCCTGGCTCGCATCGAGCTTGCAACACGACGCCCGCTGCCACCTGGTATTCGTCGGCGCCAACCATGGCGGGGATTACGGACGCCTGCTGACCGACACTATCGACGCTGCGGGCGCCGGCAGGAACGTGAAGATCTCGGGTTGGACTTCGGACGACGATTATTTCCGCTACCTGCAGGCGGCCGACATCGGCGTCCAGTTGCGGACCAGTTCGCGCGGCGAAACCTCGGGCACGGTCCTCGACTGCATGATCTACGGCCTGCCGGTCATCATCAATGCCAACGGCGCCATGGCCGAATTCCCGCACGATGCCGTCTGGATGCTGCCGGATGCGTTCAGCCAGCCACAGCTGGTTGAAGCGCTCGAGACGCTGCGCGCCGACGATGCCCGCCGTTTGGCGCTGGGCGCCGCCGGATTCGCGCTGATGGGCACCCGCAACAGCCCGGAACGCGTAGGCCTGATGTACAAGGAGGCCCTGGCCGCGGATGCCTTGAAACAGCGCCAGGGCGGCCCCGCCCTGCTGCGCGCGCTGCTGCGGACCCCCGGCCTCGAATCCGACGACGACATGCTGCAGCGACTGGCACGCTGCGTCGCACGCGCGCCCGACCCGCTGCAGCCGCGCCAGCTGCTGCTGGACGTGACGACGATCGCACGTCATGACCTGAAGACCGGCATCGAGCGCGTGGTGCGCAACCAGCTGCTGGAACTGCTGCAGCTGCGCGCCATCGGCTACCGTGTGGAACCGGTGTACCTCGACACCGCCGGCGGACAGCCGCAGTATCGCTATGCGCGCAACTATGCCGCTCGCCTGCTCGGCATCGAACAGGTGCTGGAGGGCTCGGATCCGGTGGTGGACGTTCTGGCCGGTGACATCTACTACTGTGCCGATCATTCGCCGCATGCGGCGATGGAAGCGGCCCGGAGCGGCCTGTACGCGGCCTGGCGCGCACGCGGCGTGAGCATCAACTTCGTGGTGTACGACCTGTTGCCGGTGCTGCGCCCGGAATTCTTCCCGCCCCGTGCCGACGTCACGCATGCGGCCTTCCTCGACTGCGTGGCAGGTGAAGCCGACCGCTTCATCTGCATCTCGCAGGCGGTATGCGACGACCTGGCCGCCTGGCTCGATACACGTGATGCGCCGCGCCGCGCCGGCCAGCTGCTGACGGCCCTGCACCTAGGCGCCGACCTCGAACTCGAGCAGCCGCACGACACTGTCGAATCGCCGCTGCTGCAGCAGGTTCGCGCCCGCCCCAGTTTCCTGATGGTCGGCACCATCGAACCGCGCAAGGGCCACCTGCAGGCGCTGGAGGCCTTCGAACGGCTCTGGGCTGCGGGCGTAGACGTAAACCTGGTCATTGTCGGCCGCGAGGGCTGGAAACCATTGCCCGATGCCGACCGTCGTACCCTGCCGCGCATCATGGAGCGCCTCCGCGGCAGTACGGAATTGGGCAAGCGCCTGCTGTGGCTGGACGGTATCGACGACGACACCCTGCAGCAGGTTTACCTGGCCAGCACCTGTCTGCTATTCCCGAGCGAAGGCGAAGGTTTCGGCCTGCCGCTGATCGAGGCCGCCCACCACGGCCTGCCGCTGCTGGCGCGCGACCTGCCCGTGTTCCGTGAAGTAGCCGGAGAGCATGCGCATTATTTTGCGGGGCTTGATAGCGAGTCGCTGGCCGCCGCCGTGCGCGAATGGCTTCGTCTGCATGCCGGTGAACGCCATCCCGCGCCCGGTGGGATGACCTGGATGACGTGGGCGGAGCAGGCCCGCGCACTGCTGGCCCTGCTGACCGCGCCGCGCAGCGAGCGCACGACATGA
- a CDS encoding DUF6311 domain-containing protein, producing MSRLYRTGLAAPPTPLARRGGALLPWLGADGVLGLVVAACLGLGFALWLYKYPMLRGTAPFWWREDADITQYLAGFNAFVHEPWHWPLLRIDSLNTPDGTLATFLDTIPLYAMFLKLVHPGAGYWNPYGLWIALCFALQGVGAWWICREARLRNWAALVALALLLAAFPALTRRIPHTSLMSQWLLLFGLAVYLRSGRLGRIATGSWVVLLNCAFYINIYLFAMTSALFAADVLRELLRTPYKRSSIVRALLAPLAVYGVLFATMLVTMLPLPLGAGNGEWGFGYYSMNLLSPLNGGQLLHFEHPESQPGQGEGHNYLGIFLLSLTFFVYKLRQAHDCHFLRRHCALLGVLAVLTLYALSNRVYLGETLVYTLQLPQQLDGVTSTFRSSGRFFWPVGYAIVVFTVLGLVRHLKAGQAAAVLMVLLLLHFWDLQPHNDRVRAEIAQASGHSINAAQWEAFLGTKVRALHYYPPFHCAPTSPSAALLPTMAYAVRHGYSMSTGYIARAVKPCTGYAADIMNLPANTAVVFDKQVFTRQDAAEQLMGANATCADMQIVFLCRRDITNLDKKIHEKISLVGRTFL from the coding sequence ATGAGCCGCCTGTACCGTACCGGCTTGGCAGCGCCCCCAACGCCCCTGGCCCGGCGCGGCGGCGCCCTCCTGCCCTGGCTCGGGGCGGACGGTGTACTGGGACTGGTAGTGGCCGCGTGCCTGGGCCTCGGCTTCGCCTTGTGGCTCTACAAATATCCCATGCTGCGGGGAACGGCGCCATTCTGGTGGCGCGAGGATGCCGACATCACGCAATATCTGGCGGGATTCAATGCCTTTGTCCACGAACCATGGCATTGGCCGCTGCTGCGCATCGATTCACTAAACACGCCGGACGGCACGCTTGCCACCTTCCTCGATACGATTCCGCTGTATGCGATGTTCCTCAAGCTGGTGCACCCCGGCGCCGGCTACTGGAATCCCTATGGCCTGTGGATTGCGCTGTGCTTTGCGCTGCAGGGCGTCGGCGCATGGTGGATCTGTCGCGAAGCAAGGCTGCGCAACTGGGCTGCGCTGGTGGCCCTGGCCCTGCTGCTGGCCGCGTTTCCTGCGCTGACCCGACGCATTCCCCATACCAGCCTGATGTCGCAATGGCTATTGCTGTTCGGTCTGGCGGTCTACCTCCGCAGCGGCCGTCTGGGCCGGATCGCCACGGGATCATGGGTTGTCCTGCTGAACTGCGCCTTCTACATCAACATCTACCTGTTCGCAATGACCTCGGCCTTGTTCGCTGCGGACGTGCTACGTGAACTGCTGCGCACGCCGTACAAGCGCAGCAGCATCGTGCGCGCCTTGCTGGCTCCGCTTGCCGTCTATGGGGTGCTGTTCGCTACCATGCTCGTCACCATGCTGCCGCTGCCGCTCGGCGCGGGCAATGGCGAATGGGGCTTCGGTTACTACTCCATGAATCTGCTGTCCCCGCTGAACGGGGGTCAACTACTGCATTTTGAGCATCCGGAATCCCAGCCCGGCCAGGGTGAGGGACACAATTACCTGGGCATCTTTTTGCTGTCGCTGACGTTCTTCGTGTACAAGCTGCGCCAAGCCCACGACTGCCACTTCCTGCGTCGGCACTGTGCACTGCTGGGCGTGCTTGCAGTGCTGACGCTGTATGCGCTGTCGAATCGTGTCTACCTTGGCGAGACGCTGGTCTACACCTTGCAGCTGCCGCAGCAGCTGGACGGCGTGACCTCGACCTTCCGCTCATCGGGACGGTTCTTCTGGCCGGTGGGATATGCGATCGTCGTCTTCACGGTACTCGGCCTGGTACGCCACTTGAAAGCCGGCCAGGCAGCCGCCGTGCTGATGGTTCTCTTGTTGCTGCATTTCTGGGATCTTCAGCCGCACAACGACCGCGTTCGCGCCGAGATCGCGCAGGCCAGTGGTCACTCCATCAATGCGGCGCAATGGGAAGCGTTCCTGGGCACCAAGGTACGGGCACTGCATTACTATCCGCCTTTCCATTGTGCGCCGACCTCCCCGTCGGCCGCGCTGTTGCCTACGATGGCTTATGCGGTCAGGCACGGTTATTCGATGTCCACCGGGTATATCGCCCGGGCGGTGAAACCCTGCACTGGCTACGCCGCAGATATCATGAACTTGCCGGCAAACACCGCCGTCGTCTTCGACAAACAGGTCTTTACCCGTCAGGATGCCGCAGAGCAGCTCATGGGCGCCAATGCGACCTGCGCCGACATGCAGATCGTGTTTTTATGCCGTCGTGATATCACTAATTTAGACAAAAAAATCCATGAAAAAATTAGTCTCGTTGGTCGCACCTTTTTATAA
- a CDS encoding glycosyltransferase family 2 protein, translated as MKKLVSLVAPFYNESGNVLEFFRRVASIADSLPQYRFEVIAVNDGSRDNTWAELLEAKERYPWTHLVDLSRNFGKENALTAGLDRAKGDAVVPIDADLQHPPELLEQMLAQWEQGAEVVLARRTDRQSDGKLQKLSAVSFYRFHNKISNVQVPMDVGDFRLMDRRVVEALHKLPENHRFMKGLFAWVGFRTVTIPYVHANRHAGVSSFNAWKLWNLALEGITSFSTAPLKVWTYVGLSVSALALLYGIVIVGRTMIHGIDVPGYASLMASGMFLGGIQLIGIGVLGEYVGRIYHEVKRRPVYLVREEHAHEAS; from the coding sequence ATGAAAAAATTAGTCTCGTTGGTCGCACCTTTTTATAACGAATCGGGCAACGTTCTGGAGTTTTTCAGGCGTGTTGCCAGTATCGCAGACAGCTTGCCGCAGTACCGCTTCGAAGTCATCGCCGTCAATGATGGCAGCCGCGATAACACTTGGGCGGAACTGCTCGAGGCGAAAGAACGCTACCCGTGGACGCACTTGGTCGATTTGTCGCGCAATTTTGGTAAGGAAAATGCCCTGACGGCCGGACTGGATCGCGCCAAGGGCGACGCGGTAGTGCCGATCGACGCCGACCTGCAGCATCCACCAGAACTGCTTGAACAGATGCTGGCCCAATGGGAACAGGGCGCCGAGGTGGTGCTCGCACGCCGGACAGACCGTCAATCTGACGGCAAGCTCCAGAAGCTCTCCGCTGTTTCCTTCTATCGCTTTCATAACAAGATTTCGAATGTGCAGGTGCCGATGGATGTCGGCGATTTTCGCCTGATGGACCGGCGTGTCGTCGAGGCCTTGCACAAACTGCCGGAAAACCACCGTTTCATGAAGGGCTTGTTCGCCTGGGTCGGGTTTCGCACGGTAACGATCCCATATGTCCATGCTAATCGTCATGCAGGAGTGTCCAGCTTCAATGCCTGGAAGCTGTGGAACCTGGCCCTGGAAGGCATTACCAGTTTCTCGACCGCGCCACTGAAGGTCTGGACCTATGTCGGACTAAGTGTCTCGGCCTTGGCGCTACTGTACGGCATCGTGATCGTCGGTCGAACCATGATTCACGGCATCGATGTACCGGGCTATGCTTCATTAATGGCGAGCGGTATGTTCTTGGGCGGTATCCAGTTGATCGGTATTGGGGTGCTTGGGGAATATGTTGGACGCATCTATCACGAGGTCAAGCGCCGGCCAGTCTACCTCGTGCGTGAAGAGCATGCTCATGAAGCTTCTTGA
- a CDS encoding GtrA family protein, which translates to MKLLEQLLARHRALIVFGAIGLLNTLLHSCTVVGLVENGIAGPVPANVTGFAIANTFSYFANCRFAFGQSPTWNRYRKFLAVSLLSLALTVGLSTLAEAMHWHYLMGLLLVLLFGPVLTYALHKAVTFHHAT; encoded by the coding sequence ATGAAGCTTCTTGAGCAGTTGCTGGCGCGCCACCGCGCACTGATCGTCTTCGGCGCGATCGGCTTGCTGAATACCCTGCTTCATTCATGCACCGTGGTCGGCCTCGTGGAAAATGGAATCGCCGGCCCAGTGCCTGCCAACGTGACTGGCTTTGCCATCGCTAATACCTTTTCCTACTTTGCCAACTGCCGCTTCGCGTTCGGCCAGTCGCCGACCTGGAATCGCTACCGCAAGTTCCTGGCTGTGTCCCTGCTCAGCCTTGCCCTCACTGTCGGCCTGTCAACGCTGGCTGAAGCGATGCACTGGCACTACCTGATGGGTCTGCTGCTGGTATTACTCTTCGGCCCGGTGCTGACGTATGCATTACATAAGGCAGTAACTTTCCACCATGCAACCTAG